The sequence TCATATTTTCCATGACATGATTGATGTGTCAGTGATTATCTACTTAGATGATATACTGATCTACTCTAGGAATAGAGAAGAACACACCAAACATCTCAGGGAAGTACTTAGAAGAATCAGGGACAACAACCTATACCTGAAACTTGCAAAGTGCCTAATCTACACCACTGAAGTGACCTATATTGGCATTGTGATTACCCCAGAAGGTATCTCCatggagaaagaaaagatcaaggcagtacaggaatggaaggaacctAAGACTGTCAAGCAACTGCAGTCTTTcataggatttgccaacttctaCAGACACTTTATCAAGGACTTCAGCACTATTGTAAAACCCCTAACTCTACTTACCAGGCAGGAAGTaaagtggaagtggggtgAAGCTGAACAGCAAGCCTTTGATAGAGTCAAGGAGGAAATTGGAAAGGACCCAGTACTTATTCACCCTGATGCCCAGAAACCTTACTTCTTAGAAACTGATGCCTCTGGAGTAGCTATGGGTGCTGTCCTTAGCCAAAGACACACTGATGGCTACCTACACCCTATTGCCTTCCTATCCAAGAGCTTTGATGATGCCCAGAccaactatgacacacatgacaaggagtTACTAGCCATCATTACTTCCCTGGAACATTGGAGActtttcctggaaggcacAACTGAGCCCATCACAGTCTACACTGATCAcaaaaacctggaatactggaagacAGCTCACACCTTCAACAGGCAACATGCAAGGTGGTACCAAATCCTGGCACCCTTCAACTTCAACATTGTCTACAGACCTGGAAAGATGTCTGAAAAGCCTGATGCCCTATCAAGAAGACCTGATCACTTAGACATTCCCAACAAGGAACAGATAATGATTGATCCTAAACACTTCCTGGTAATGAAGGCAGAGGTAACAACAGACATTATTTCTCAGATCAGAGAGGCTCAGGATGAAGACAAGTCAATTCAAACACTGATTGCCACTGTCAAACACAAGGAAGAACTTCCTCCTAGTGTAGCAAAACAATTTACTAAATACCAATGgaaagaagaactcctatGGTATGAGGAAAGAATCTTTGTACCAGACAGCAAGGCTATCAGACTTGAACTCCTAGAACAGTACCATGACTCCCCCATTGCTGGCCACCAAGGGCAAGCACGTACTTTGGAACTCCTGTCAAGagattactattggccaggaatgaaagCCCAAGTAAACAGATATGTGGAATCATGTGAAAACTGTCAAAGGAGTAAAGGCCACAAACATACAGTCCCCATAAGACCACTACCTATTCCAAGCAGGCCCTGGGAGGATATTGCCTATGACATGACAGTCAAACTTCCACTATCCAATGGATATGACAGTATTCTAGTGGTAATAGACCGCTTCTCAAAGCAGGCCCATTTCATTCCTTGCATAGAAAAAACCAATGCTAAGGAAACGGCTGAAATCTTTATCAAGGAAGTATGGAAACTGCATGGTACCCCTAGGACAACAATCTCAGATAGAGGCAGAGTATTCAACAATGAATTCCAAAGGGCCTTAtatgagaaattgggaataaaacCTCTATACTCTACTGCTTATCACCCTGAGACAGATGGCCTGGCAGAAAGAACAAACCAATGGTTAGAGGGATTCTTGTGCAGCTACTGCAACTATGCACAAGATGATTGGGCAAAGTGGCTACCTATAGCTGAGTTCTGTCACAACAATCAAGTCAACTCTACAACTGGCAAATCAGCCTTTGAGACAGTGTATGGAAtgcacccaaaatggaaTATTGCACCTACCACCTCCAATGTACCACATGCAGAAGACATGACCAAACAGATGGAACTAATCTGGGATGCAGTCAAGGCCTCCATGGAGTTCCAcaaagcaaaggaaaaggcacccagacaggaatacaaagtaggaGATAAAGTGTGGCTAATGACCACCAACATCCAAACAAAGAGACCTGCAAAGAAGCTGGACAACAAAAAAGCTGGACCCTTCACTATTGCTGAAAAGATCTCATCCTATGCTTACAGACTAGACCTTCCTAACACCataaaaatccacaatgtcttccaTCTCAACCTCCTGGCTCCCTTCAAAGAGGACACTGACTTCCACAGAAGACAAGTGAAACCTCCCCCCATCATAACAgaggaaggagaagaggagtatGAAGTGGAAAAGATTGTGGCATGGAGACAGGACAAAGAAGGGCTGAGATATCAGGTcagatggaaaggatatgatgagCTAGAGGATACCATGGAGAGGGCTGAAAAGATTGCCCAACTGCCTGAGATCATGGAGAGATTCAAAAAGGAGTTCCCTAATGGGCCTCTACCTCCTGAAATCAAAACCccaggaaagaaaaagaagacaATAAAGGGGAAATCTGCTTATATGAGTGTGTCTCACTCTAACAGATATGCACCTCTTCAAGTCCCCTAAAGAGGCgcaaaagggggggcaatgtcatgagccacacccctattgtgccctctattcacataccagggcactcatggtacacactacggccaccggaaacacgcatatactcgcacttatgcactcagaacccccaggttcccacatataagagacttatggtcaacatggctggacttagtgatattctctaagtccaggtcacatgaccttcccccctccagtcctttatcaaatactatactaaactactacggatttgaggtgggggggggatgacataatctcttctataataatataatattcagaccttgcctgcaggctcccttaacattggcctgcagctaggggggcagggggagtgcaacgtcccccagcaacttatattattaatatatcactgtgcatcatatatactctatatatctttgacagtgtatatatatggtaataacccctccagatatgggttatgacagtaTCTAAGTAATCAAGTGATtgctgggcttaaggcccttgtacagtgtgtggATGTGAAAAGAGGTAATTAAGCAGGACAGtaccatggttgattgccctccttatGTGTTCAAGAGAGGCTGTACTATTTACAAtaatgtatcaaataagaagccttctccatcagcagccttactcatacatatgtgtcacctatgatgtcatcaaggtggaggtgcctAAATAGCTTAGTGAGCAAGGGGGGGATGTGGCAAGGAGCTTAGGTTGTgacataagcaccaaagtcacatgattgaaaaagtactCTGTTTCCTTTTGTTTAActttgagaaaataggaataaattctgttGTATGgtatgtgtctacaacaccttaCAAGGACCATAGGTTCCCCAGTGGAACTGCAGGCAAATTGCCTTGCTAAAAGCCAATGATGACCAATAGGCAGTAGAGAAAATAGTGGTACATTGCAGCAAGGGCAGTAACACAGTATTTTAGATGATGTGGCAAATTGGAGATTGCACATGGAAAACATAGTGCATGGTAAGGCACTTAGAAGCACTCAAGCAATACTTCAAAGCTACCAGGGCCAAACAAGCTGGGGCATTACCATAGGCAGAATGGGGAGACACACCCTACAATGAGCTTAGCAATAGTGGATCTGAAACCCTGGAGGGTGCAAGCTTGCACATATTCAAGGAAGAGAAAACTAAGCTTAAACACAACAGTCTGAGGCTGCCAACAGTCTTTATTACAGTACTACCAGAGATACAAGCACTACAACATACAAAATGCCACATAATTGACATTGGCAACCTAGTTGAGACCACAACCAAAAATACAACAACACACCAGTGTATCAGCAGGAGCAGTACAACCAAGTTGACCCTGGGCTACTACAACTGCTCAACACTGTTGTGCAGAGTAGCCTCAAAACTGTGCAAGCCCCAAACCCTCCAGGACACCAAAGGAGCCAGCAAGGAGGTTTGGGGCTGCACCCAAGATACCAACACCATTACCCACACATTGAAAGAGGGCAGCTGGATCTGTACAAAAGTATTATTGGCATCAGTACCCTCAAAACAGCTGATTCCAGTATGGGTGAATGTTAGACTCACAACTCATGCACAAGAAGATGCTTTAAACAGAGAGGTGCTCATCCTAGTACTAGGTCACACAGTAGATCATCCATACATAGCACTTCAACCAAGAAATGCCACAGCAGGTCAACTGCCAGGGGAAGAAGCCACTCTCCCCAAGCAGAACAAAGGTAAGCACCAGGGAAGAAAGCAAGTACATAACAGGTATTTGCTCAATGCTAGGCCCATACTGGTACCCAAGCCACTACCCCTACAAGCTCTAGGAGTGCCAGCTGATCCAGCTCCCACAACCTTACCAGATTCAACCAAGAGAGTGCCACAGAATCTGCCACTCCAACCAGCACTGGAGGCAAGCCAGAGGGGTGCAATTGGGCTGTGGATCAACAACCTGTTGGCAAAGGTGAAACAAGTAGTCCAATCAGTCAAGAATGTGATATCAGTAGCCAAGACCCTCAACAAATGTGCCAAGATAACTTACCAGTGTGTTGTGGACAGTGAATGGGGCATAATGGAAGATATGTCTAGGATTGCACAACAGGCACTAAGGATAGAGGACAAGCCAAGGATTGGCAATGCAAACTACCCACAAGAGCTACTGCAACAAGCCTGCCCAATTCCCCTACACATGCTAGAGTCCACAGAGAGGGCCATCAATGACCTCATACTGGGGATCAAGGGGCACTGGTTGACAATCTGGGGGAATCAGGCAACTTTGAGACACTACATGCTATCACAGCTCCCAAATCCAGCATTGTGGAAGACAAGGCCAAAGCAAACAATGGAAGCAACAATGGGCCCAAGCCATTCTCAACAGAACAAGAAAATCTAGACATTAGGGATGCAACCAACCATGTTGCTAAGTGGACAACTCTTGGACCCAATGTTGAGGTATGTGATACCAGAAGGGGACTCAAGACCCTTGAGCCAGAACAGCTTTGTGTCTTGCCATgcaagctcaagctcaagcaATCAGCTACACACAGAAGAACTGAATGAGGCAAGAGGAAAGTGTCCTAGACTTGGTCTGGGACATCAAGTGGGTCTGGTGCTTGCAGCCATGTAAATACAAGAGTAAAGAAGAACTacttaaggcagcaacaaGTAAATAGTCTACAGGGTCAAtcaactatactacaacaAACCCAACACTtaaggcaatggcaagctatctaagtacaacagtgaccctgcttaaggcagtgtggaagCATCTACTTAGTAGTGCTGAGGTATGAGGCCCTTGTAAAATGTGAaggtgcaacaagaggtaattgatctggggattaccatggtcaattacCCTGCTTATAGATTCTAATGAGGCTATACTATCTACAAATagatatgcaataccataaccaataagaagcctactccatcagcagccttcatgcatacatgttaCCTATAATGTCatgaggtggaggtggctatatAGCTTAGTAAGCAGAGAAGGGCATGTGGCAAGATGCTTAGTGTGTAGAATAAGCaacaaagtcacatgatcaagaAGATAGCCTGTTTGTCTTgttttaaattcaagaaaatgggaacaAATTCTCTGGTATCagatgtgtctacaacagaaaAGGGAAGAGAaggtgtcctggacacaatCAAACAGACCAATACAAGTCATTGCATACTGTTGCACCCTTACCAATTACACCACTGAGCTTGCtggatttttctgatatttctactattttttacaaactctctATCTTTCCTTTTTAAATAacatgaccttggcactTACTAAGCCAAGATCCTGcaccaagacctgccaaggtGCCATGCCAAGAGCACCTAGATAACAAagatgcttctgtgcagtctGCAGCACAATTCTTATCTCACATTTCTACTTCCTTTCCCACTATTATCTATTTGTGAACAGTTGATCTCTTGTatgtatatacagcagggaaattgcttggagacaccaagtcaattttaccttgtctacctTCACAGACAGGTCTTCAGAGATATCAACAGTAGGTTGGGTCCCTAAGACCCTTCACTCACCAGTAGATACAGTAGCATAGTAGTTCACTGGCCTTAGGCCCTCCATTGTTGTAGTTAGATACtcccacaccaccttaagcaggctccccagtagtatagccttagaatAGTTGgtccagtgtagtagtacagcctcaaGCACCCACCCCATCAGTGTGcaaccaaccttacagttagCTTGCAACACATACTGGCCCTGTTgtactccactgtaaggtgggtacttgctagtggtgggtgtGTTATAACCCtataacatataccactgaatttgcacaatttttctcttatttttagtattttttacggacttgatatctatcttttttcaatcacgtgatctcggcgcttattatgccaagatgccgcgccaagatgccgtgccaagggcgcttaggagaaatccacgcttctgcacagcctgcagcactcttcttatttcattttatgttcttcctttctcatgcacacagacctgtagatagtgcccctttgcatatatatacagcaggaaaagttgcttggagaccccaagtcaattttaccttgtctcttactcattagagaaggtagccagccagctaagtagccggcccccagtagtctAGACGCTCACATCCTTTATcacacttaccacacctcccaggcctaaggccctgttgtcagtagttagtagcaGGTTGCCTTATGCaacattagtatagcctagttagagtagattacgcaagtcttgcttgtagtagtacagccgtaagcgcccactcccaccagcatgtacccaccttacagtggtgtatgacattgtaaaattgacttgtgtaggctttgatcaacaacaagaagactcccagtactagcacaagggaaataactgtgattggggccactttGCAGAGTATAGTAATCAAAAAatccccacccccacatagtaccaaattgctataaggctgacaagttctgattgcctgcataccacatgttttgctggaacacagcagatagcaaccctagacagctgattcacccgcttgctaaaaacccgctcatatcacaattgccagatctgctgatttgttgtagggatagtccaatgctaggtgtctgacacaagggtttagcattcacactctgcacaaaaaccgctcataagtcctgtatcaggcacatCTACCCCCACACGCCATATCACTATTCCATCCACGCGCTGTGGTGTCCCACATCCCTACTCCTGTCCCTCCAGCCATGCTAGCCAATGTTCCATTCCtacccattcccaaccaccctcttgcagcacatctcctgctccgcaagacttgccaaggatggaaccagagccgtcccttgccactctcctcaaggctgtcacagccctcacagccacatttgggtccctacaggaccaaatcagaaTCCAGGGCCAACAGCTTGTCAAgcttaaagccatatgcaaggagaccacCAACCTTAttggtgacaaggaccaaggagcCCCCCaggcccagcctggcccattgattgggcctgtcactcccccaACCCACAAGGGgggagaagcccacactccaggcatggttaggcctggactgtcctagatgtctgttaGGATGTCAAGGGattggtgcttgtggccatgggTTACTGTAAGAGAAAGTTGCTTAGGGCAACAAAAGGCCTATCTACAGTgacaagcagctatcctacaacaacaggACTGCTTATGGCAGTGGCAAGTTATTTAAGTACAgcaacaagaccgcttaaggcagtgtagaaCAATCTAAGTGGCTAGCTAAGTATTGACTGGggtgtaaggcccttgtacactgagtggatgcaacaagaggtaatcaacctgggtgttaccatggtcagttggcctccttatatattctatagatCTACTaaatacaaatacaatatccaatacctaatccaataagaaccctgctctgcagttggtcttactcatgcatatgtgtcactgatgtgtcatgatgatgtcataggaggaggtggctatgtatgctgattaagcgcggatggggatgtggcttggcgcttagcatatgatataagcgccaaagtcacatgactgaaaatgtagtccaatcTACTTcatttaaaattgagaaaatgggaattaattccctggtattgagtgtgtctacaacatggactcaaggccccattctGTCCCTCAAGAGGGACAGGCTTtgattcagaagaagaggaacccAGGAGGAtccccaaaaaagagccttgcAGCACACCTAGGAGTCttagctccctcaccccctttgacgcagggtccagcatGAAGcaacccaaaatggagctcccaGATCCTTACAAGGGCAACACTAGGGGACGCAAGGCAACCCATGGCTAGACTGCATGCTGCTGtgggtagccctccaccAGGATCAGTTTGACaaagaagagcagatggttgtatgGATACTGTACCATATGACAGATAAGGCTGCTGACTGGGtgctccccatcattgggaccatcatcaagggcaaaggaagTCCCCCAACCACCATTCCAGCCTtaatggccaaattcaaagaagcctttgccaacccagatgccaagagggcggccgccagaaaaattgcTGCGCTGACTCAGACAACTACCATGTCTGAGTACATCACCAAGTTCTGCAACCTTATTgtggaattagactggaacaaggaggcgtacattgcccagttcacgtgaagccttcactggaaggtcaaggaactcctgtccaccaaggacaacatccccAACAAGCTTGAGGCCATCTTTGCAGCTTCaattaaaattgacaacacttgttgggaaaacaaggagaactgGCCCAAAAAGCAACTGGCTAAGTCCCCAGCTACGGtagccaccacctccacaaCCACCACTCAACAGGTCTGCCTATCAGAGGATCCTAATTACGTTAccctggaggaatgggaCTGCTGCCACGCAtcaggcctctgcatcaaatgcagccaaaaaggacatggcatcaaacaatgtccaaacagctggaaagccaccatTAAGGAGGTTGCCAAAGTGGCTGAGGAAGAAGGTTTGGGAAAAAACTAAGGCCGAGGACTACTgtcaagcccctggcccctagattagatgtgcatgtattggATTATGAATTTGTATCCTTGGCTCtggactcaaataaaaaaccactatTATTTATTGATCT comes from Rhizoctonia solani chromosome 4, complete sequence and encodes:
- a CDS encoding Retrotransposable element Tf2 protein, with the translated sequence MDPIKTLIDSGSSQNFMDITFARNLKIPLIELHSPRTVIAIDGKEVEEKIQYKAILNLIIEGRTFRQTFYAMPLGDTPLILGLSWLREANPTICWRDFSLSYKDEEPIKGKLAEILELPSEIEDFQDVFSEELFKQLPQHRSFDCSINFKGGSELPKPAKAYPMSPAESKAMKEYMEKELLDGKIEPSHSPIASPCFFVRKADGGLRLVVDYRKINDITITDQFPMPLQSDLLEKVKDAKIFSKLDLKSGYNNIRIKAGEEWKTAFSTKDGLFHYCVMPFGLRNAPQIFQRLMNHIFHDMIDVSVIIYLDDILIYSRNREEHTKHLREVLRRIRDNNLYLKLAKCLIYTTEVTYIGIVITPEGISMEKEKIKAVQEWKEPKTVKQLQSFIGFANFYRHFIKDFSTIVKPLTLLTRQEVKWKWGEAEQQAFDRVKEEIGKDPVLIHPDAQKPYFLETDASGVAMGAVLSQRHTDGYLHPIAFLSKSFDDAQTNYDTHDKELLAIITSLEHWRLFLEGTTEPITVYTDHKNLEYWKTAHTFNRQHARWYQILAPFNFNIVYRPGKMSEKPDALSRRPDHLDIPNKEQIMIDPKHFLVMKAEVTTDIISQIREAQDEDKSIQTLIATVKHKEELPPSVAKQFTKYQWKEELLWYEERIFVPDSKAIRLELLEQYHDSPIAGHQGQARTLELLSRDYYWPGMKAQVNRYVESCENCQRSKGHKHTVPIRPLPIPSRPWEDIAYDMTVKLPLSNGYDSILVVIDRFSKQAHFIPCIEKTNAKETAEIFIKEVWKLHGTPRTTISDRGRVFNNEFQRALYEKLGIKPLYSTAYHPETDGLAERTNQWLEGFLCSYCNYAQDDWAKWLPIAEFCHNNQVNSTTGKSAFETVYGMHPKWNIAPTTSNVPHAEDMTKQMELIWDAVKASMEFHKAKEKAPRQEYKVGDKVWLMTTNIQTKRPAKKLDNKKAGPFTIAEKISSYAYRLDLPNTIKIHNVFHLNLLAPFKEDTDFHRRQVKPPPIITEEGEEEYEVEKIVAWRQDKEGLRYQVRWKGYDELEDTMERAEKIAQLPEIMERFKKEFPNGPLPPEIKTPGKKKKTIKGKSAYMSHTVDHPYIALQPRNATAGQLPGEEATLPKQNKGNFETLHAITAPKSSIVEDKAKANNGSNNGPKPFSTEQENLDIRDATNHVAKWTTLGPNVEHSHSAQKPLISPVSGTSTPTRHITIPSTRCGVPHPYSCPSSHASQCSIPTHSQPPSCSTSPAPQDLPRMEPEPSLATLLKAVTALTATFGSLQDQIRIQGQQLVKLKAICKETTNLIGDKDQGAPQAQPGPLIGPVTPPTHKGGEAHTPGMVRPGLS